Proteins co-encoded in one Gossypium arboreum isolate Shixiya-1 chromosome 11, ASM2569848v2, whole genome shotgun sequence genomic window:
- the LOC108459560 gene encoding L-ascorbate oxidase homolog: MKEATLLQFLLGIIVCSTLFFCTNAEDPYLFYTWEVTYGTRAPLGVPQQVILVNNQFPGPPIEAVTNNNIVVNVINHLDEPFLITWHGIMQRRTSWQDGVLGTNCPIPPHSNWTYKFQVKDQIGTFMYYPSTIMHRASGGFGAFNINQRSVISIPYPAFDEDVTLLVGDWYIKGHKALQKQLDSGLDLPLPDGLLINGGSNFTLTGQKGKTYKFRVTNVGISTSINFRIQGHPMTLVEVEGCHTLQEVYESIDIHAGQSIAVLVTLHGSVKDYFIVASTRFTKPILTTTGILRYQGSQTPPSLPLPVAPTYHVHWSMKHARTIRMNLTANAARPNPQGSFHYGAIKVVRTILLANEKVEINDKLRYAVNGISYVDPATPLKLADWFNIPGVFVLNGTKDAPPSGPPTLGASAFGLTLHDFVEIVFQNTEKTIQSWHLDGYNFFVAGYGGGNWTTDVRRRKRYNLVDAVSRNTVQVYPKSWTSILVSLDNKGMWNLRSQTWSKRYLGQEVYLRVWNDEKSLYTETDIPPNALFCGKAVQS, from the exons ATGAAAGAGGCCACTTTGCTGCAATTTTTACTTGGAATAATTGTTTGTTCTACTCTCTTCTTCTGCACCAATGCAGAAGATCCATATCTATTCTATACTTGGGAAGTCACATATGGAACTCGGGCACCTCTTGGTGTTCCCCAGCAG GTTATTCTTGTTAATAATCAATTCCCTGGACCTCCAATTGAAGCTGTGACTAATAACAACATAGTTGTTAATGTCATCAATCATTTAGATGAACCCTTCCTCATTACCTG GCATGGAATTATGCAAAGGAGAACATCATGGCAAGATGGTGTGCTAGGAACCAATTGCCCAATCCCTCCCCACTCAAACTGGACATACAAATTCCAGGTGAAGGATCAAATTGGGACCTTCATGTACTATCCTTCAACTATAATGCATAGAGCTTCGGGTGGCTTTGGGGCTTTCAACATTAACCAAAGATCTGTGATTTCAATCCCTTACCCAGCATTTGATGAGGATGTAACTTTGCTTGTTGGTGATTGGTACATCAAGGGCCACAAG GCCTTACAGAAGCAGTTGGATTCAGGCTTGGATCTTCCTCTGCCAGATGGGCTCCTCATAAATGGTGGTAGTAACTTTACTTTGACTGGTCAGAAAGGGAAAACTTACAAATTTAGGGTTACAAATGTGGGAATATCAACATCAATTAACTTTAGGATCCAGGGTCATCCAATGACTCTTGTTGAAGTTGAAGGATGTCATACTCTGCAGGAGGTGTATGAATCCATCGATATTCATGCGGGTCAATCCATAGCTGTTTTGGTTACCTTACATGGGTCGGTTAAAGACTACTTCATTGTGGCTTCGACCCGTTTCACCAAGCCCATCCTCACTACTACTGGTATTCTTCGCTATCAGGGTTCCCAAACTCCGCCCTCTTTGCCATTGCCTGTTGCCCCAACTTATCACGTTCACTGGTCCATGAAACATGCCAGGACTATCAG GATGAACTTGACAGCAAATGCAGCTAGGCCTAATCCTCAGGGATCATTCCACTATGGGGCAATAAAGGTTGTGAGGACAATTTTATTGGCGAATGAGAAAGTCGAGATAAATGACAAATTGCGGTATGCTGTTAACGGGATATCCTATGTGGATCCAGCCACTCCATTGAAGCTTGCAGACTGGTTTAACATCCCTGGTGTCTTCGTCTTGAACGGGACCAAGGATGCTCCTCCTTCAGGGCCTCCAACCTTGGGTGCCTCGGCCTTTGGACTCACCCTCCATGACTTTGTTGAGATTGTCTTCCAGAACACTGAAAAAACCATCCAGTCTTGGCATCTTGACGGTTATAACTTCTTTGTTGCCGG ATATGGCGGTGGCAACTGGACAACCGACGTAAGAAGACGAAAAAGGTACAACCTGGTTGATGCAGTATCTAGGAACACTGTTCAG GTTTATCCTAAAAGCTGGACTTCAATTTTGGTCTCATTGGACAACAAAGGAATGTGGAACTTGAGGTCGCAAACCTGGTCAAAGCGGTACTTAGGCCAAGAAGTCTATCTTAGAGTCTGGAACGACGAGAAAAGCTTGTATACTGAAACTGATATTCCTCCAAATGCACTATTTTGTGGCAAGGCAGTTCAATCTTAG